One segment of Humidesulfovibrio mexicanus DNA contains the following:
- a CDS encoding S1C family serine protease — MQKGEKGGARRIGWLVLVAALAVLAGWLFRPELGRLLGREEAQPRAVTARGDLAADEKSTIDLFEHSKDAVVFITTTQRVVEFWSRNAFTIPRGAGSGFLWDEKGHVVTNYHVIAGAAEARVRLSDGKEHVAALVGASPMHDLAVLRIDAKSERAPLPVGSSADLKVGQKVFAIGNPFGLDWTLTTGIVSALDRSLKGDDGAVIEHLIQTDAAINPGNSGGPLLDSAGRLIGVNTAIYSPSGASAGVGFAVPVDTVNRVVPQLIAKGRYLRPALGIEVDQRVNEYAAAHMDVKGVLVLRVRPGSGAQAAGLVAARVNPDGSFTPGDVITHVEGKAVESVQALLSRLDDFRPGDTVRLTLLRDGKEVEAAVMLQAEGAQAG; from the coding sequence TGGTTGCGGCGTTGGCCGTGCTGGCCGGGTGGTTGTTCCGACCGGAGCTGGGGCGTCTGCTGGGCCGCGAGGAAGCCCAGCCCAGGGCGGTCACCGCGCGTGGCGACCTGGCCGCAGATGAAAAAAGCACCATAGATCTTTTCGAGCACTCCAAGGACGCGGTGGTCTTCATCACCACCACCCAGCGCGTGGTGGAGTTCTGGAGCCGCAATGCGTTCACCATCCCGCGCGGTGCGGGCTCCGGTTTTCTTTGGGACGAGAAGGGCCATGTGGTGACCAACTACCACGTCATCGCCGGGGCCGCAGAGGCCAGGGTGCGCCTTTCCGACGGCAAGGAGCATGTGGCCGCGCTGGTGGGGGCCAGCCCCATGCACGACCTGGCCGTGCTGCGCATCGACGCCAAGTCCGAGCGGGCGCCGCTGCCCGTGGGCTCCTCGGCGGACCTCAAGGTGGGGCAGAAGGTTTTCGCCATCGGCAACCCCTTCGGCCTGGACTGGACCCTCACCACGGGCATCGTCTCCGCCCTGGACCGCTCCCTGAAAGGGGATGACGGCGCGGTCATCGAGCACCTCATCCAGACCGACGCGGCCATCAATCCCGGCAATTCCGGCGGCCCGCTCCTGGACTCCGCCGGAAGGCTCATCGGGGTGAACACCGCCATCTACAGCCCCTCCGGCGCAAGCGCCGGGGTGGGCTTCGCCGTTCCCGTGGACACGGTGAACCGCGTGGTGCCGCAGCTCATCGCCAAGGGCCGCTACCTGCGCCCGGCGCTTGGCATCGAGGTGGACCAACGCGTGAACGAGTACGCCGCTGCGCACATGGACGTGAAGGGCGTGCTGGTGCTGCGGGTGCGCCCGGGGTCCGGGGCGCAGGCGGCCGGGCTTGTGGCCGCGCGCGTGAACCCGGACGGCTCCTTCACTCCGGGCGATGTCATTACCCATGTCGAGGGCAAGGCCGTGGAGTCCGTGCAGGCGTTGCTTTCGCGTCTGGACGACTTCCGGCCCGGCGATACCGTGCGGTTGACCCTGCTGCGTGATGGAAAAGAGGTTGAGGCCGCTGTGATGCTGCAGGCGGAGGGCGCCCAGGCGGGTTAG
- a CDS encoding PAS domain-containing hybrid sensor histidine kinase/response regulator, which produces MSNQPDQAVPKGPADAPAPKRSRQDEDLRAQQRLEATFEQASVGMAHVALSGRWLRVNARLREILGYPSGTLPGKAVQDILSAEDQEDGLGLLLRPPAQGSRPVAWERRAVTRSGGHVWVRIEATLIRDPAGEPDFLLLIVQDDTARKQAEADLRRAKEEAEAANVSKGEFLANMSHEIRTPLNGVLGMLQVLRGPLNKQERETYTGMAHEAGRRLLSLLNNILELSRMDSGQAEPASKPFSLRELFKAVLCVFLVPCREKKLALTASVDPGVPEQILGDEARLHQILFNLVGNAVKYTPGGSVRLECWTQPSGRDPSVLHLYITVSDTGIGIPDGKIAQVFRRFTQVDASYLRKFEGAGLGLAIVKRMVEFLGGGILVDSEEGAGTAITIALKARAAGPRANGSPRATPPRDSALPLRVLLVEDEPISQLATALMLRKMGHSVECCGNGRDAVAAVRRDGFDCVLMDIQMPEMDGLEATEAIRALSDPERSGVPIVALTAYALPGDKERFLKAGMDHYVGKPVHNAEMENVLSMIPRRTRPAA; this is translated from the coding sequence ATGTCCAACCAGCCAGATCAAGCGGTCCCAAAGGGGCCTGCCGATGCGCCGGCTCCCAAACGCTCCCGGCAGGACGAGGATCTGCGCGCCCAGCAACGCCTTGAGGCCACCTTCGAGCAGGCTTCCGTTGGCATGGCCCATGTCGCCCTTTCGGGACGCTGGCTGCGCGTCAACGCCAGGCTCCGCGAAATTCTCGGCTACCCTTCGGGAACCCTGCCGGGGAAGGCCGTACAGGACATACTGTCCGCCGAAGACCAGGAGGACGGTCTGGGGCTGCTGCTCCGGCCGCCCGCCCAAGGATCGCGCCCGGTCGCGTGGGAACGCCGCGCCGTCACGCGTTCAGGCGGGCATGTCTGGGTGCGCATCGAAGCGACGCTCATCCGCGATCCGGCGGGAGAGCCGGACTTTCTGCTGCTCATCGTCCAGGACGACACCGCCCGCAAGCAGGCCGAAGCCGACCTCAGGCGCGCCAAGGAGGAAGCCGAGGCGGCCAACGTGTCCAAGGGCGAGTTCCTGGCCAACATGAGCCATGAGATACGCACGCCGCTGAACGGCGTACTGGGAATGCTGCAGGTGCTGCGCGGACCCCTGAACAAGCAGGAACGCGAGACCTACACAGGCATGGCCCACGAGGCCGGGCGCAGGCTTCTGTCCCTGCTGAACAACATCCTGGAGCTTTCGCGCATGGATTCCGGTCAGGCGGAGCCCGCAAGCAAGCCCTTTTCCCTGCGCGAGCTGTTCAAGGCCGTGCTGTGCGTCTTCCTGGTGCCCTGCCGGGAAAAGAAACTCGCCCTCACCGCTTCGGTGGATCCGGGCGTGCCCGAGCAGATTTTGGGCGACGAGGCCCGCCTGCACCAGATCCTCTTCAATCTCGTGGGCAACGCGGTAAAATACACGCCCGGCGGCTCCGTGCGGTTGGAGTGCTGGACCCAGCCTTCAGGCCGCGACCCATCGGTATTGCACCTCTACATCACCGTCAGCGACACGGGCATCGGCATCCCGGACGGCAAGATCGCCCAGGTGTTCCGGCGCTTCACCCAGGTGGACGCCTCCTACCTGCGCAAGTTCGAGGGCGCGGGCCTGGGCCTGGCCATCGTCAAGCGCATGGTGGAGTTCCTGGGAGGCGGCATTCTGGTGGACAGCGAGGAAGGCGCGGGCACAGCCATAACCATAGCCCTGAAAGCCCGCGCGGCAGGCCCCCGCGCCAACGGAAGCCCCAGGGCCACGCCCCCGCGCGACTCCGCCCTTCCCTTGCGCGTCCTTCTGGTCGAGGACGAACCCATCAGCCAATTGGCCACAGCCCTGATGCTGCGCAAGATGGGCCACAGCGTGGAATGCTGCGGCAACGGGCGCGACGCCGTGGCGGCCGTGCGGCGGGACGGCTTCGACTGCGTGCTCATGGACATCCAGATGCCGGAGATGGACGGCCTGGAAGCTACCGAGGCCATTCGCGCCCTATCCGACCCCGAGCGTTCCGGCGTGCCCATCGTGGCGCTCACGGCCTACGCCCTGCCCGGCGACAAGGAGCGTTTCCTCAAGGCGGGCATGGACCACTACGTGGGCAAGCCCGTGCACAACGCCGAGATGGAGAACGTCCTGTCCATGATCCCCCGGCGCACCCGGCCAGCGGCCTAA
- a CDS encoding response regulator: MSAKYKILIIDDHPMFRDGLKTIVRSGAAYEIAGEAGNCAEGLAQARSIKPDLVIVDISLPDGNGIDLARDILALAPQTKVVMLSMHSKVDFIATAFQAGVSGYLAKESSREQLLQALDAVMAGRQYLDGSLSPRVVTELLARPNEETRTTDAAYGKLSRREQQVLRLLAEGHAPAVIAERLFISRKTVENHRTNILAKLGIKSPVALVRYAARLGLIDLETEE; the protein is encoded by the coding sequence ATGTCGGCGAAATACAAGATTCTCATCATTGACGATCACCCAATGTTCCGCGACGGACTGAAAACCATCGTCCGCTCCGGGGCCGCCTACGAAATAGCCGGCGAAGCCGGAAACTGCGCCGAGGGCCTGGCCCAGGCGCGCAGCATCAAGCCCGATCTTGTCATTGTGGACATCTCGCTGCCCGACGGCAACGGCATCGACCTGGCGCGGGACATCCTGGCCCTGGCCCCGCAGACCAAGGTGGTCATGCTCAGTATGCATTCCAAGGTGGACTTCATCGCCACCGCCTTCCAGGCCGGTGTCTCGGGCTATCTGGCCAAGGAATCCAGCCGCGAGCAGCTTCTGCAGGCGCTCGATGCCGTCATGGCCGGACGCCAGTACCTGGACGGCTCCCTCTCCCCGCGCGTGGTGACGGAACTGCTCGCCCGCCCCAACGAGGAAACCCGCACCACCGACGCCGCCTACGGCAAGCTCTCGCGCCGGGAGCAGCAGGTGCTCCGTCTGCTGGCCGAGGGGCACGCCCCGGCCGTCATCGCCGAGCGGCTGTTCATCTCGCGCAAGACGGTAGAGAACCACCGCACGAACATCCTGGCCAAGCTGGGCATCAAAAGCCCGGTGGCCCTGGTGCGCTACGCCGCCCGCCTCGGACTCATCGATCTGGAAACCGAAGAGTAG
- a CDS encoding sensor histidine kinase, translating into MQDMRKTKAQLAEELARLREGEARDAALALEHERVLRALRERVKELNCLYAISRLAQNRELPMEEVLRQVAELVCASWQFPESACARIRMSTPQGEHDIRTGNYRRTRGAACQKSPVSIQGERIGEIEVCYLDPRPPSDEGPFLREERNLLDAVADKLGRLAQTARTEAHMLVLSRELIKAQETERLRIATELHDHLAQDLATLKMDLGGLLDPPGPDAESLPRQLASLADRLSAAITAIRDLAYDLLPPGLEDLGLVRTMSRYCADFATRTGIAVDFYADGMDGLRLGFETQIHIYRMVQESLTNIRKHAHATQVTVRMVHSHPSVIVRVEDNGQGVDLEKRQEEFREARRMGLWGMRERARLLGGLMSLRSRPGRGMLVHIEIPVENRNNVGEIQDSHH; encoded by the coding sequence CAGGACATGCGCAAGACAAAGGCACAGCTCGCGGAGGAGCTCGCACGACTGCGCGAAGGCGAGGCCCGCGACGCGGCGCTTGCGCTGGAGCACGAACGGGTGCTGCGCGCCCTGCGCGAGCGCGTGAAGGAGCTCAACTGCCTCTATGCCATCTCGCGTCTGGCGCAAAACCGCGAGCTGCCCATGGAGGAGGTTCTCCGGCAGGTGGCGGAACTTGTCTGCGCCTCCTGGCAGTTTCCGGAAAGCGCCTGCGCCCGCATCCGCATGAGCACCCCGCAAGGCGAGCACGACATCCGCACCGGGAACTACCGGCGCACGCGCGGCGCGGCCTGCCAAAAAAGCCCCGTCTCCATCCAAGGCGAGCGCATCGGCGAAATCGAGGTGTGCTATCTGGATCCCCGCCCGCCAAGCGACGAGGGGCCGTTCCTGCGGGAGGAGCGCAACCTGCTGGACGCCGTGGCCGACAAGCTTGGCCGCCTGGCCCAGACCGCCCGCACCGAGGCCCACATGCTCGTGCTCTCGCGTGAGCTCATCAAGGCCCAGGAGACCGAGCGCCTGCGCATCGCCACGGAGCTGCACGACCATCTTGCCCAGGACCTGGCCACCCTCAAAATGGACCTTGGCGGCCTGCTCGATCCGCCCGGACCGGACGCCGAATCGCTTCCGCGCCAGCTGGCCTCCCTGGCGGATAGGCTCTCGGCCGCCATCACCGCCATCCGCGACCTGGCGTACGATCTTTTGCCGCCGGGGCTTGAGGACCTGGGGCTGGTGCGCACCATGTCGCGCTACTGCGCGGACTTCGCCACCCGCACCGGCATCGCCGTGGACTTCTATGCCGACGGCATGGACGGCCTGCGCCTCGGTTTCGAGACGCAAATCCATATTTACAGAATGGTTCAGGAATCCCTCACAAACATCCGCAAGCACGCCCACGCGACCCAGGTCACCGTGCGCATGGTGCACTCCCATCCCAGCGTCATTGTCCGCGTGGAGGACAACGGCCAGGGCGTGGACCTGGAAAAGCGCCAGGAGGAATTCCGCGAAGCGCGACGCATGGGCCTTTGGGGCATGAGGGAACGCGCCCGGCTTTTGGGAGGTCTGATGAGCCTGCGCTCGCGCCCGGGCCGGGGAATGCTCGTACACATCGAAATACCAGTGGAGAACCGTAACAATGTCGGCGAAATACAAGATTCTCATCATTGA